ATGCTGCTGACCGGCTTTCTGTGCGACCTCGGCTACGGTGAGATGACATACGATCAGCTGCGCACCGCGGATCAGGCGCTCGCCGTCACGTTCGAGCGCGGCCGTACGAGCGACGAGTGGCGTATCGACGAAGCGCATATCGAGCTGCTCTCGCACATCGTCAGCACTTACGACGCGCAATTGCAGCGCGCGCCGCTCAGCGCGCTGACGGATGCGAGCGCCCGGCTCGACCGCATCATGGCAAACGGCGACGCGGAGCCGACCATCCGCAAGCAGGCGTAACGGTTGCTGGACGCCAGCTCCCGAAAACGCTCACCGTCACCGAAACGCGCGAACCAGCGCTTCTGTCCGTCTTCGTTGCGCATCCCTTTGCCGGGCAACGCGTGACCCGGCTAAGGGCAACATCAAGCAGGCATTGCCTGTATCCTCTGCTGTACCTGACGCGCCGTGCGAACGGCGACGTTCGTTCGACAGTGGAGAAGCTTCATGACAGACGACAAGCGCAGCCCAGACGACATCGATCCTGATCTGCTCGAAGTGGCGCGCGAAATATTCGACGCAGCCCGGCGCGGCGAAGCGAACATGCTGGCTGCCGTCATCGAGAAAGGCGCGCCGCCGAATCTGCGCAACGAGAAAGGCGACAGCCTCGTGATGCTCGCCGCGTATCACGGCCATGCGGATGCCGTGCGCGTGCTGCTCGAACGCGGCGCGGACCCGAACCTGCGTAACGACAACGGACAGACTCCGCTCGCAGGCGCGGCCTTCAAGGGCTTCAAGGATGTCGTGCAGACGCTGCTCGCGCATGGCGCGGACGTCGAAGGCGCGTCGCCGGACGGACGCACGGCGTTGATGATCGCTGCGATGTTCAATCGCACGGAAATGGTCGA
The Paraburkholderia hospita DNA segment above includes these coding regions:
- a CDS encoding ankyrin repeat domain-containing protein, with amino-acid sequence MTDDKRSPDDIDPDLLEVAREIFDAARRGEANMLAAVIEKGAPPNLRNEKGDSLVMLAAYHGHADAVRVLLERGADPNLRNDNGQTPLAGAAFKGFKDVVQTLLAHGADVEGASPDGRTALMIAAMFNRTEMVELLLAHGANPDARDANGVSAADAASRMGAPETAALLAKKAGA